Below is a window of Humulus lupulus chromosome 2, drHumLupu1.1, whole genome shotgun sequence DNA.
CGACCACAAAATCCATAGAGAAAAACGTTATAGAGTAAAGCTGACAAAAAAAACTGTCGAAAGACTGGCAGTGGCAAGTCTTCTTCGTCTCTGATTTTCTCTTCGTATCATTTCGAATTCCAACCAGAGTTTCGTTCAGATGACTGTAAACACAGAAGAAACAGCGAAAAACAATGAACAAGATCAAGCTAAAGAACTAAAACAAGAGAAACGAGAGGAAGAAAAAGAAACGGAGAATCCCAGAATCTCAGACTCAAGTCTTTCACTGTCACCGCTGTCTAACCGGTCTTACAAAACACCTTCCCCGTCGGCAGATCACTCGGCGTACTTCGACCAAACCCATGAGGCCAATGAGTATTCGTGGATCGAGAAGATGCCCACGAAGCCGCCTTCGCCCCTGGCCCAGCGCAATCGGTCCTTCCCGGCTGAACCTCTGGTGGTGACCGAAGTGCTCGACCCAGAAGCTCATGACGGCGTTGTCTTTTCCCCAGGAGAAGAAGATTCAGAACGCGATGTCGGCAACGGAAACGGAGGTGGGCTTGGTAGTTTTAATCGGCGGAAGCTGAGGCCGGACTTGCCCGTTAAGCAGAGGACGAGGATGCAACATGGGTTGGTGAAGAGGGTTTTGTTGGGGTTTAGGATTTGTGGGTTTGTGTTCTGTTTGATCTCATTTTCTGTTATGGCCGCTAATAGGAACCAAGGTTGGGCTTTTGATTCTTTCTATCGGTACAAGGAGTTCGGGTTAGTAAGTACAGTTTAACTGGTTTCATTGTTTCAGAATTTAATTGCTACTGACAGACTGAACTGAACAACCTTAAAAACTTTATGCACAGAAGTATAAATAGATAATATACACTTGacagaaaaaagaaagaaaaataaacccAAGTAGTGATTTTTTTTCCTTCCCATCTTCTTAGTTGTACCATTTATGTGTTTTGAAATGTAACTAGTAAACTCTCTTGGGTTTTGTTTTTATGGGTTTATTAGTATAAATTAAGTGGTGTGATGGAATTTTCAGGTACTGCTTAGGAGCCAATATATTGGGATTTGCATATTCAGGTCTGCAAGTGTTTGATCTGATTTATTTCATAAGCTCTGAGAAACACTTGGTCCAACACCGCTTCCGCTGCTACTTTGATTTCTTTATGGATCAGGCAAGTCAATGAACAAAAACAAAGGttctttattattaaattattgttgcTATTATTGTACCTAACCCTGGCTCTATGCTTTTGCTTTGGTCCACAATCCCCGCTCTTTGTTGGGGTCTGGTCATAATCTGCATTAGTTGTCTTTATGGTGAGTCTGTCATGGGGACCATGTCCTCAAAAACATGGTTTTTATCAAAGCTCCTGTAGGGTTCTTTTTAAATTGAACTTTAGAAGTATAACATAACTAGTGGATTCTATGGCTCATGGTCGACCATGTAGGGCTGCAACTCTTAACCTTTTGGATGAACTTTTCTCCAACTTTTTCGATAAAAATTCCACCTTTTCCTTTCTATCTGTAGAATTCTTATACTCTGCGTGGGAAATTTTGCTTCTTGAAGAAAAAGATTGAACTTTTATCCTGAATAACTTGCGATCACTTTAGTCTTTAGTTTAGCTTTGTTACGCAGCTAACTATACTAAGAGACCACCTTTATACCACTTTAGTGCATATATAAAAGGCTGAAACTCCTAACTGACAATCTCAATAGAacctttttttgtttgtttgaaaaaAAGCATGATTCCAAAAGCCAAAGAACTTAATTCTTTTTACCCTCTTATAGATTCCTACAAACAAGCTTAAGCAATATGCAACTTTGGGGTGTGTCAATGGACTTGTGAACATTCTTTTATGTCCCATTGTACTTAGATTCGATGCACCAAAAGAGGCTTCTCTTTTTGCTATTGCTgtatagtttatttttaaaaagccACCCAAGTGGCTACCATGATATGAAATTTGATTACAGATTGATTATTCTTAAAGGCTGGACTATTTGCCGACTTATTTATTTATGTTGCTTGAAACTGTATGTTGACACTATTTagactttttatttattttaacacTGGGCTTGTGTTTTGGAAATGGCAGATGCTTGCTTATCTTCTAATGTCGGCATCTTCATCCGCATCTACTCGAGTAGATGACTGGCAGTCCAATTGGGGGAAGGATAAGTTCCCTGATATGGCTCGTGCCTCTGTTGGGGCGTCATTTGCTGCCTTTGTTACTCTTGCTTGGAGCTCTGTTATCTCTGGCTACATTCTCTGTACTGCTAAATCTTTGTAGTCACCACTTCCTGTGTTATCTGTTACCATATCTATACGCTTTTCCTCTAAGCTTACCTATACAAATTACAGTACACTAGATTTGAATGTGATAGATTCTCAGAATTAATCTACTCCTAAAAGGACAATGTTTTCATGTATAGAAATAAGGTTTCTCTAGTTGAACTCCGAGTTAATGGACTTTgctaaaataatttatttataattttgggaATAATTGGTTTAAGGAATCAGCACTGACATCGTGTAATATGGAATGTGAATTTGACTAGTTTCTTTTGGAATTACTATTGGAAAAATTAGTTTGGTTTGATGATTGGAATTGGAAATACATATCAATGCTGGGGACCATATTATGGACCTTGCCAagataagagaaaaaaaaaagaaaaggtgAACAATATTTGATAATGTTGTCTTATCAACTCATGTGTCCTCTTCGACACAAACATATCTCAAAATAACTAAGCTGGAGTAAAAACTTCGTCTTCTATGGAAAATTTTTCTTATTGTCTAGGAAAAGTCATGGCTGGTGTTTTGTCTGTAAACAAGACTTATAAATATAGAGATTACGGAAAATCTGTTGATGTTTGGAACGTTGAAAATAATGTTTCTTTTCCTCAACTCTCCTCCACCTCTGAGCTTCTCATTTTTGTCTTCGTAATTACTTTGTTGGTCTTGAATAAATTTATGTGGTTTCCGTACTTGATAAAGAGTTCCAGTATTCATCTTTAAAGCTTATAAGGAGGCAAGGAGTTTGGAAATTCTTACTTGATATTTATGTATTTCTATACATATCATTGTGTTATTGGTATTATTTGAAGGTATTTTACTCTAAACTGAATTAGTGTTTGTTGTCCGCATTTTCTCCTCCGACACGTAGCAACTCAAAATGACTGGCTCGGACGGTCATAGACGTCTTCGGAGTATGCTACCCCCTGATGGCTCTATTCTCGGGAGGAAGATCCTTTTAGGTGAGGTCGCCTATTTTTGCCAGTTGGTAGATCGTGGATACCTTAAAAGTAGATTACTCTTTGAGGTGTGCCCTCAGAGCTGGAGGTTTTCTAGCTCAGGAAATTAAGGCGAGGGCTCTCCTCCTCCAATCGTCTCCCAGGTCCGAGGTTCCGGTTCTTGGACCTAAGATCAAgcgccaggtgtcagccaatgcGGGTTTGCAGCGCCAaaggatcgtctgacaacctttttgggcgatccgtcaacagtgttgtcgagtgtacgactcgacaattcgcactcccactacgccgtctgacatggaggtacttacagTACGCCCGGacagtacctggggcatgttccccataaagtaggtacctcTCTGCGGTGGGTCCTGCAGATCTCGATTGGGCCGTGATCTCTATTTAATGCAGCCTAATGCAttaaattggtattaatcccccaataatgggaataatatgtattaattacagatgattagtattaatgaccctagcctctataaatagagttgggagtctcattgtaagggGTTATTTTTTGAAagagaaaacaccttgtactcaaAGCAATCTAAAGGCTGCCTGAGAATATATTATTGGAGCTTCTCGTCACAAGTTTtgaatcctcttaataccagagactcgtggactagggttcttttataacctgaaccacataaaaatccttgTGCTCGTATCGCTTGTTTCTTTAATCTC
It encodes the following:
- the LOC133818141 gene encoding CASP-like protein 4A1, coding for MTVNTEETAKNNEQDQAKELKQEKREEEKETENPRISDSSLSLSPLSNRSYKTPSPSADHSAYFDQTHEANEYSWIEKMPTKPPSPLAQRNRSFPAEPLVVTEVLDPEAHDGVVFSPGEEDSERDVGNGNGGGLGSFNRRKLRPDLPVKQRTRMQHGLVKRVLLGFRICGFVFCLISFSVMAANRNQGWAFDSFYRYKEFGYCLGANILGFAYSGLQVFDLIYFISSEKHLVQHRFRCYFDFFMDQMLAYLLMSASSSASTRVDDWQSNWGKDKFPDMARASVGASFAAFVTLAWSSVISGYILCTAKSL